A genome region from Hevea brasiliensis isolate MT/VB/25A 57/8 chromosome 7, ASM3005281v1, whole genome shotgun sequence includes the following:
- the LOC110652649 gene encoding protein RER1A — protein sequence MDTVQPGGALAGDDLSSLSSSPATILSRWTFALSRRYQHLLDKTVPYILYRWIACLFVALIYAIRVYFVQGFYIITYGLGIYMLNLLIGFLSPQIDPEIHDGPSLPTRGSDEFRPFVRRLPEFKFWYSITKAFCIAFLMTFFAVFDVPVFWPILLFYWLLLFVLTMRRQIMHMVKYRYVPFSFGKQRYDGKKAPSTDSMSLPRD from the exons ATGGACACCGTACAGCCTGGTGGAGCCCTCGCCGGAGATGATCTCTCCTCCCTATCTTCGTCCCCCGCCACCATCTTGTCGCGGTGGACATTCGCCTTGTCGCGACGTTACCAGCATCTGCTGGACAAGACGGTTCCTTATATCCTTTACCGATGGATCGCCTGTCTCTTCGTTGCTCTCATCTACGCCATACGCGTGTACTTCGTCCAGGGTTTTTACATCATCACCTACGGCCTTGGCATCTATATGCTTAACCTCTTGATAGGGTTTCTGTCTCCTCAGATTGACCCTGAGATCCATGACGGGCCTTCCCTCCCCACCCGTGGATCCGACGAGTTCCGCCCCTTTGTTCGCCGCCTCCCCGAATTCAAGTTCTG GTACTCTATTACCAAAGCTTTCTGCATTGCTTTTCTCATGACATTCTTTGCTGTCTTTGATGTACCTGTCTTTTGGCCAATACTCCTTTTCTATTGGCTATTACTTTTTGTTCTCACTATGAGGAGACAAATAATGCACATGGTCAAGTACAGATATGTTCCATTCTCTTTCGGTAAACAG